A single region of the Prevotella sp. HUN102 genome encodes:
- a CDS encoding site-specific integrase has protein sequence MKIEKFKVLLYLKKSRPDKSGKAPIMGRITVNRSMVQFSCKISCTPDLWNPRESRLKGKSHEAVETNAKLDKLMLSIHTAFDTLADRKMDFDAEAVKNLFQGSLETQMTLLGMTDIVCEELRKRIGIDRAKGTYPAYFYTRRTLAEFIDKTFRTKDIAFGQITEQFIHDYQSFILDEKGLAIDTCRHYLAIVKKICRKAYKDGYADRCFFAHFSLPKQKEKTPKALSRESFEKIRDLVIPEHRASHILARDLFLFACYTGTTYADAVSVTRDNLFTDDNGELWLKYCRKKNELRACVKLLPEALDLIEKYRDDARPTLFPMLYHPNLRRLMKSLAVLAGIKEDLTYHTGRHSFASLITLEAGVPIETICKMLGHSNLQTTQVYAKVTPKKLFEDMDKYIEVTKDLKLVL, from the coding sequence ATGAAAATAGAAAAATTCAAAGTGTTGCTCTACCTCAAAAAGAGCAGACCCGACAAGTCGGGCAAAGCCCCCATTATGGGACGCATCACCGTCAATCGTTCAATGGTGCAATTCAGTTGCAAAATCTCCTGTACTCCCGACTTATGGAATCCTCGTGAAAGCCGTCTGAAAGGCAAGAGTCATGAAGCCGTAGAGACCAATGCAAAGCTGGACAAGCTGATGCTCTCCATCCACACGGCATTCGACACGCTTGCGGATAGGAAAATGGACTTCGATGCGGAGGCCGTCAAAAACCTGTTTCAAGGAAGCCTTGAAACGCAGATGACCCTGTTGGGAATGACGGACATCGTCTGTGAGGAATTGAGAAAGCGTATCGGGATAGACCGTGCAAAGGGAACTTACCCTGCCTATTTCTATACTCGGAGAACCTTGGCGGAGTTCATCGACAAGACGTTTCGCACCAAAGACATCGCTTTCGGTCAGATAACGGAACAGTTCATTCATGACTATCAGAGCTTCATCTTGGACGAGAAAGGGCTTGCCATAGATACCTGCCGGCACTATTTGGCTATCGTCAAGAAAATATGCCGTAAAGCCTACAAGGACGGTTATGCCGACAGATGTTTTTTCGCTCATTTCAGTCTCCCCAAACAAAAGGAGAAGACACCAAAAGCCCTAAGCCGGGAATCCTTCGAGAAAATCCGTGACTTGGTAATCCCCGAACATCGCGCCTCCCATATCTTGGCAAGAGATCTCTTTCTCTTTGCCTGCTATACGGGAACAACCTACGCCGATGCAGTTTCCGTTACGCGTGACAATCTGTTCACGGATGACAATGGCGAGCTGTGGCTTAAATACTGCCGCAAGAAAAACGAGCTTCGTGCCTGTGTCAAGCTGCTGCCCGAAGCCCTTGACCTGATAGAGAAGTACCGGGATGATGCTCGTCCGACCCTCTTTCCAATGCTGTACCATCCCAACCTTCGCCGTCTGATGAAAAGCCTTGCGGTTCTTGCGGGCATTAAGGAAGACCTGACCTACCATACCGGCAGGCACTCATTCGCATCGCTGATTACCTTGGAAGCCGGCGTTCCTATCGAGACCATCTGCAAGATGCTGGGACACTCCAACCTCCAGACCACACAGGTATATGCAAAGGTCACGCCCAAGAAACTCTTCGAGGATATGGACAAATATATCGAAGTGACAAAAGATTTGAAACTTGTATTATAA
- a CDS encoding ABC transporter ATP-binding protein, translating to MIRNILNELTVRGVRHLIISALFFVVYALCGTAIMLTVLFLIDRHISGESVSLISAAWILVGLLILKTISNAVADMSKHFAGFDLVERIREKIILKQKMFSLSFYTNERLGEISTVIHKDVDNMEMVVGHLWTRMSADFIVALILGIGLFCVDWRMGLAMITILPIALFSLYRGIRSGMKAQQEAQDGLADMVSLFVEYVKGIPVLKVFGGKGMFRDRLDRSVSEFGESSKKTSRLAAVSVGRYAFLIELAFVLMATLGFWWTRHGELSLFVYLMFVIVSKEFYKPFVNMESHWLNYIKVKDSYERISRLLDAPVIVNPDQPKTAEHFDLSFDGVGFHYEKEGFEMKDLTFNVPEGTVTALVGSSGSGKTTITNLLLRFWEPQAGCIRIGDVDIREMDYDYLLGKISVVMQNVILFSDTIANNIKVGNRNATQGEIKEAARRAMIHDFIVSLPDGYETIIGENGLGLSGGQKQRLSIARAFLKDAPILLLDEITSNVDPINEYKIQQAMSALIRNRTVLVIAHHLQTIRNAHQIIVMDKGQLMEKGMHAELEAKGGMYCKLLSMQ from the coding sequence ATGATACGCAATATATTGAATGAATTGACCGTTCGCGGAGTGCGGCATCTGATAATCTCCGCACTGTTTTTCGTGGTTTATGCCCTTTGCGGAACGGCAATAATGCTTACTGTCCTGTTCCTTATCGACCGCCATATATCGGGCGAAAGCGTTTCGCTCATTTCGGCAGCGTGGATACTCGTTGGTCTGCTGATTTTGAAAACCATATCCAATGCCGTAGCCGATATGAGCAAGCACTTTGCCGGCTTCGATCTCGTGGAGCGCATCCGTGAGAAGATCATCTTGAAACAGAAAATGTTCTCGCTCAGTTTCTACACCAATGAACGGCTGGGCGAGATAAGCACCGTCATTCACAAAGACGTGGATAATATGGAAATGGTTGTGGGGCACCTTTGGACACGGATGTCCGCCGACTTCATCGTGGCGCTGATACTCGGCATCGGGCTGTTCTGTGTGGACTGGCGCATGGGATTAGCGATGATTACCATCCTTCCTATTGCCCTCTTCTCCTTGTATCGGGGCATCCGTTCGGGAATGAAAGCGCAACAGGAGGCACAAGACGGTCTGGCGGATATGGTCAGTCTCTTCGTTGAATACGTCAAGGGCATACCTGTGCTGAAAGTCTTCGGAGGAAAAGGAATGTTCCGTGACAGGCTCGACCGTTCTGTCAGCGAGTTCGGGGAGAGCAGCAAGAAGACCTCACGGTTGGCAGCTGTAAGCGTGGGCAGATATGCCTTTCTTATAGAATTGGCTTTCGTACTGATGGCAACGCTTGGTTTTTGGTGGACTCGGCATGGCGAACTTTCCCTTTTTGTTTATCTGATGTTCGTCATCGTCTCGAAAGAATTCTACAAACCTTTTGTCAATATGGAGAGTCATTGGCTGAACTACATCAAGGTAAAGGACAGCTACGAACGCATTTCCCGTCTGTTGGACGCTCCCGTTATCGTCAACCCCGACCAACCGAAAACGGCGGAACATTTCGACCTCTCGTTCGATGGTGTCGGATTCCATTACGAAAAAGAAGGCTTTGAGATGAAAGACCTCACGTTCAACGTACCCGAAGGAACGGTAACGGCTCTTGTCGGCTCGTCAGGCTCCGGCAAGACCACCATCACCAATCTGCTGCTCCGCTTTTGGGAACCGCAGGCAGGCTGTATCCGTATCGGCGACGTAGACATTCGGGAGATGGACTACGATTACCTGCTCGGCAAAATCAGTGTGGTGATGCAGAACGTCATCCTCTTTTCCGACACCATTGCCAACAACATCAAGGTGGGCAACCGCAATGCCACACAGGGGGAAATCAAGGAAGCCGCACGTCGGGCGATGATACACGACTTCATCGTCAGTCTGCCCGATGGTTATGAAACGATAATCGGAGAGAACGGCTTGGGACTATCTGGCGGACAGAAGCAACGCCTCTCCATCGCCCGTGCCTTCCTCAAGGATGCTCCCATCCTCCTTTTGGACGAGATAACGAGCAATGTTGACCCCATCAATGAATACAAAATACAGCAAGCAATGTCTGCCCTTATCCGAAACCGCACGGTCTTGGTCATTGCCCACCATTTGCAGACCATCCGCAATGCCCACCAGATTATCGTGATGGACAAGGGACAGCTTATGGAGAAGGGTATGCACGCCGAACTCGAAGCTAAAGGCGGAATGTATTGTAAACTGCTGTCGATGCAGTAA
- a CDS encoding ORF6N domain-containing protein produces the protein MDLQIIQNKIYEIRGCRVMLDSDLAALYQVETKALKQAVKRNIERFPEDFMFELTKEEVECLRSQIVTLKNNPDEMETAASSKRGKHTKYLPYVFTQEGVAALSGVLRSPIAIQVNISIMRAFVALRQMITGYQELLKRIEELEESTDAQFSEIYQALTQLLSKPEPKPRKPIGYRTYDE, from the coding sequence ATGGATTTACAAATCATTCAAAACAAGATTTATGAAATTAGGGGTTGCAGGGTTATGCTCGATAGCGACCTTGCGGCACTTTATCAGGTGGAAACAAAAGCGTTGAAACAGGCTGTTAAACGTAATATAGAACGTTTCCCCGAAGATTTTATGTTTGAACTGACAAAGGAAGAAGTCGAATGTTTAAGGTCACAAATTGTGACCTTAAAGAATAATCCCGATGAAATGGAAACAGCAGCCAGTTCAAAACGCGGCAAACATACCAAGTATTTGCCTTATGTTTTCACGCAGGAAGGTGTAGCGGCTTTATCGGGTGTGTTACGTAGTCCTATTGCCATACAGGTGAATATTTCCATCATGCGGGCATTCGTAGCCTTGCGTCAAATGATAACAGGCTATCAGGAACTACTAAAGCGTATTGAAGAACTGGAAGAAAGTACGGATGCACAATTCAGCGAGATATACCAAGCACTGACCCAATTACTAAGCAAGCCCGAACCGAAGCCACGCAAACCGATAGGATATAGAACCTATGACGAATAA
- a CDS encoding site-specific integrase — translation MRSTFSLLLYINRNKVRVDGTTSVLCRISIDGKSTTITTGITCNPKQWNAQKAETADVRTNNRLKEFRKHAERLYDEMLKEQGVVSAELLKNRIAGQSVIPTHLLQMGERERERLAVRSKEIDSTSTYRSSRYYQSYIREFLDSKGKTDIAFSDITEEFGREYKVYLKRYKNFGASQTNHCLCWLNRLIYLAVDHEIIRANPLEELEYEKKPSSKRMHISRTELKQLLELKLPANDPLKELARRAFIFSCFTGLAYVDTQLLYPHHIGKTAEGRRYIRINRRKTKVESFIPLHPIAEQIINLYNTTDDTQPVFPLPSRDMMWFEIHELGVIIGRKENLSYHQARHSFGSFLISEGICTESIAKMMGHASITSTQTYAKISEKKISEDMDKLIERRKNNEY, via the coding sequence ATGCGTAGCACATTTTCTTTACTACTCTATATCAATCGCAACAAGGTACGTGTGGATGGTACAACTTCCGTACTTTGCCGAATCTCCATCGACGGGAAAAGCACGACGATAACCACGGGTATTACTTGCAATCCCAAACAGTGGAATGCCCAAAAGGCGGAGACCGCTGACGTGCGGACGAACAACCGCCTGAAAGAGTTCCGCAAACATGCGGAGCGGCTCTATGATGAAATGCTCAAAGAGCAGGGTGTGGTCAGTGCCGAACTGCTGAAAAACAGGATAGCAGGTCAGTCGGTCATTCCTACCCATCTGCTCCAAATGGGAGAAAGGGAACGGGAACGCCTTGCCGTCCGTTCCAAGGAAATCGACTCCACTTCGACCTACAGGAGTTCCCGGTATTACCAGAGCTATATCCGTGAGTTCTTGGACTCGAAAGGCAAGACGGATATTGCCTTTTCGGACATCACCGAGGAATTCGGACGGGAATATAAGGTCTACCTGAAGCGGTACAAGAACTTCGGGGCATCGCAGACCAACCATTGCCTTTGTTGGCTGAACAGACTGATATATCTTGCCGTAGACCATGAGATTATCCGTGCCAATCCTTTGGAGGAGTTGGAGTATGAGAAGAAACCGTCCTCCAAGCGAATGCATATCAGCAGGACTGAACTGAAACAACTGTTGGAACTGAAACTTCCCGCCAATGACCCATTGAAGGAATTGGCTCGCCGGGCTTTTATCTTCTCCTGTTTTACGGGGCTTGCCTATGTCGATACACAATTGCTTTATCCGCACCACATAGGGAAGACTGCCGAAGGAAGACGTTATATACGGATTAACCGCAGGAAGACAAAGGTAGAGTCATTTATCCCCCTGCATCCGATAGCGGAGCAGATTATCAATCTGTACAACACGACCGATGACACACAACCCGTCTTCCCTCTGCCAAGCAGGGATATGATGTGGTTTGAAATACACGAACTGGGCGTCATCATCGGGCGCAAGGAGAATCTGTCCTACCATCAAGCCCGGCACAGTTTCGGATCGTTCTTGATTTCCGAGGGGATTTGTACGGAGAGCATTGCCAAGATGATGGGACATGCCTCCATCACCAGCACGCAGACCTATGCGAAGATTTCAGAGAAGAAGATTTCAGAGGATATGGATAAGTTAATCGAAAGAAGAAAGAACAATGAATATTGA
- a CDS encoding antirestriction protein ArdA has product MEAVTLSEARVYVGTYNKYNNGSLFGKWLDLSDYSDKDEFMEACRELHKDDQDPEFMFQDYENIPEALISESWLSEKFFELRDAIEKLSETQQEAFFVWCDHHNSDISEEDADDLISSFEDEYQGEYKDEEDYAYEIVEQCYDLPEFAKTYFDYSAFARDLFITDYWMDNGFVFRCA; this is encoded by the coding sequence ATGGAAGCAGTAACATTATCAGAAGCAAGAGTTTATGTAGGTACTTACAACAAGTATAACAACGGTTCACTTTTCGGCAAGTGGTTAGACCTGTCCGACTATTCAGATAAGGACGAATTTATGGAAGCGTGCCGGGAACTGCACAAGGACGACCAAGACCCGGAATTTATGTTTCAGGATTACGAGAATATCCCGGAAGCCCTGATTTCCGAAAGTTGGCTTTCTGAAAAGTTCTTTGAGCTTCGGGATGCCATCGAGAAACTAAGTGAAACCCAGCAGGAAGCGTTTTTCGTATGGTGCGACCACCACAACAGCGATATAAGCGAAGAAGATGCGGACGACCTTATTTCTTCCTTTGAGGACGAATATCAGGGAGAATATAAAGACGAGGAAGATTACGCCTATGAAATCGTAGAGCAATGTTATGACCTGCCGGAGTTCGCAAAGACCTACTTTGACTATTCGGCTTTTGCCCGTGATTTATTTATAACTGATTACTGGATGGATAACGGTTTTGTTTTCCGTTGCGCCTGA
- a CDS encoding RadC family protein, whose amino-acid sequence MKTTEFTMPEITISYKDNVKASERVKILSSETSYSYLKPFYIECMEHHEESHVMFLNRANKALGVSLISKGGMAETVMDVKIILQTALKVHASGIILSHNHPSGNLRPSEPDKQITSKIKEACKVLDLHLLDHIILTEESYYSFADEGLI is encoded by the coding sequence ATGAAAACAACAGAATTTACCATGCCGGAAATCACTATCTCTTATAAAGACAATGTAAAAGCATCCGAAAGGGTGAAAATACTCTCATCCGAAACGTCCTACTCTTACCTGAAACCGTTCTATATCGAATGTATGGAACACCACGAGGAAAGCCATGTAATGTTTCTCAATCGGGCAAATAAGGCTTTAGGCGTTTCCCTTATCTCTAAAGGCGGCATGGCTGAAACTGTAATGGACGTGAAAATCATCCTGCAAACCGCCTTGAAAGTCCATGCTTCGGGCATAATCCTCTCACATAACCACCCATCGGGCAACCTACGTCCGAGTGAACCGGACAAACAAATTACCTCAAAAATAAAAGAAGCCTGCAAGGTCTTGGATTTACATCTGTTAGACCATATCATCCTGACAGAAGAAAGCTATTATAGTTTTGCAGACGAGGGGCTTATCTAA
- a CDS encoding DUF3873 domain-containing protein, translating to METLNKNGVSITQIPGEEKYVKCCLGAFRGQIYFQYDYRHTDMELFSTVAKTLDECRKQRDEWIAKKEKKQ from the coding sequence ATGGAAACTTTAAACAAAAACGGGGTAAGCATTACCCAAATACCGGGAGAAGAAAAATATGTGAAATGCTGTTTAGGCGCATTCAGGGGACAGATTTATTTCCAGTATGATTATCGCCATACAGATATGGAACTGTTCAGCACAGTGGCTAAAACGCTTGACGAATGTCGCAAACAGCGGGATGAATGGATAGCGAAAAAAGAAAAGAAACAATAA